A genome region from Bacillaceae bacterium IKA-2 includes the following:
- a CDS encoding DUF4912 domain-containing protein — protein sequence MISEIIKLKSIGLTIEEIANELNLSVIKVENRLNKYRKETMAVPSTNCLIDEHKQVLKPESSLTTRPNSCSVDECVLMVQSPKTLFCYWSLSDLKRSMVIHHLNGDWISFQKKLRVYDITALFFDGHNAHRYQDYYLPELCNQWFFSHLTPNRTYCVDVGVETKEGNFFSILRSNPIDTPRASAQETGLFANSVANWKQGKTETPEWLEGFSSYSYYQKLK from the coding sequence TTGATTAGTGAAATAATAAAACTTAAAAGTATTGGTTTGACAATAGAAGAAATTGCCAATGAGTTAAATTTATCCGTTATAAAAGTTGAAAATAGGTTGAATAAATATCGGAAAGAGACAATGGCAGTACCATCAACTAATTGTTTAATCGACGAACATAAACAGGTTCTTAAACCAGAAAGTTCGTTAACAACGAGACCAAATAGCTGTAGTGTTGATGAATGTGTCCTAATGGTACAGTCGCCAAAAACACTATTTTGCTATTGGAGTTTATCTGACTTAAAAAGAAGCATGGTCATACATCATTTAAATGGGGATTGGATAAGTTTTCAAAAAAAGCTCAGAGTTTACGACATCACGGCCCTATTCTTTGATGGGCATAATGCTCACCGATATCAGGATTATTATCTACCTGAACTTTGCAATCAATGGTTTTTTAGTCACTTAACGCCTAATCGAACATATTGTGTAGATGTAGGGGTTGAAACAAAAGAAGGTAACTTTTTCTCGATTTTAAGATCTAATCCTATTGATACGCCGAGAGCTTCAGCACAAGAAACTGGTTTATTTGCAAATTCAGTTGCTAACTGGAAACAAGGGAAAACTGAAACTCCTGAGTGGCTTGAAGGATTTAGTAGTTACTCGTATTACCAAAAATTAAAGTAG